The following are encoded in a window of Novosphingobium sp. ZN18A2 genomic DNA:
- the nuoF gene encoding NADH-quinone oxidoreductase subunit NuoF: MVLEDKDRIFTNVYGYQPWNLKEAQARGAWDNTKDILAKGKDVIIEEIKASGLRGRGGAGFPTGLKWSFMPKEAPKDSSGNARPSFLVINADESEPGSCKDREIMRHDPHLLFEGALVAGFAMGARAAYIYIRGEYIREAEVLFAAREEAYAAGLLGKNACGSGYDFDVFVHRGAGAYICGEETAMIESLEGKKGQPRLKPPFPAGAGLYGCPTTVNNVESIAVAPTIMRRGAAWFSSFGRENNHGTKLFQISGHVNKPCVVEETMSIPFGELIEKHCGGITGGRDNLLAVIPGGSSVPLVPAADIWDAPMDFDGLKAVGSGLGTAAVIVMDKSTDIVKAISRISYFYKHESCGQCTPCREGTGWMWRVMKRLESGDADPAEIDMLFEVTKQVEGHTICALGDAAAWPIQGLLRHFRPEIERRIAENVREAAE; the protein is encoded by the coding sequence GTGGTGCTTGAAGACAAGGATCGCATCTTCACCAATGTCTATGGCTACCAGCCGTGGAACCTGAAAGAGGCGCAGGCGCGCGGCGCATGGGACAACACGAAGGACATCCTCGCCAAGGGCAAGGATGTCATCATCGAGGAGATCAAGGCTTCGGGCCTGCGCGGTCGCGGCGGCGCCGGTTTCCCGACCGGCCTCAAATGGTCGTTCATGCCCAAGGAAGCGCCGAAGGATTCGAGCGGTAACGCGCGGCCCAGCTTTCTGGTCATCAACGCCGACGAATCCGAACCCGGTTCGTGCAAGGACCGCGAGATCATGCGGCACGATCCGCACCTCCTTTTCGAAGGGGCGCTGGTCGCCGGTTTCGCGATGGGCGCGCGCGCGGCCTATATCTATATCCGCGGGGAATATATCCGCGAGGCCGAAGTGCTCTTCGCCGCGCGTGAGGAAGCCTACGCGGCCGGCCTGCTGGGCAAGAACGCTTGCGGTTCGGGCTATGATTTCGACGTGTTCGTGCATCGCGGCGCGGGCGCATACATCTGCGGCGAAGAAACCGCGATGATCGAAAGCCTTGAAGGCAAGAAGGGCCAGCCCCGCCTGAAGCCGCCGTTCCCGGCGGGCGCGGGCCTTTATGGCTGCCCCACCACGGTCAACAACGTGGAATCGATTGCTGTCGCGCCCACGATCATGCGGCGCGGCGCGGCGTGGTTTTCAAGCTTCGGGCGCGAGAACAACCACGGCACCAAGCTGTTCCAGATTTCCGGTCACGTGAACAAGCCCTGCGTGGTCGAGGAAACGATGAGCATCCCGTTCGGAGAGCTGATCGAAAAGCACTGCGGCGGCATTACCGGCGGCAGGGACAACCTGCTGGCCGTGATCCCCGGCGGGTCTTCGGTCCCGCTGGTTCCGGCGGCGGACATCTGGGACGCACCCATGGATTTCGACGGCCTGAAGGCGGTCGGCTCGGGCCTTGGTACCGCGGCGGTGATTGTGATGGACAAGTCCACCGACATAGTGAAGGCGATCAGCCGCATCAGCTATTTCTACAAGCACGAAAGCTGCGGCCAGTGCACGCCGTGCCGCGAGGGCACGGGCTGGATGTGGCGCGTGATGAAGCGGCTTGAAAGCGGCGATGCCGATCCGGCCGAAATCGACATGCTGTTCGAAGTGACCAAGCAGGTCGAAGGCCACACCATCTGCGCGCTGGGCGATGCGGCGGCGTGGCCGATCCAGGGCCTGCTGCGCCACTTCCGCCCCGAAATCGAACGCCGCATTGCAGAGAACGTGCGGGAGGCTGCCGAGTGA
- the nuoE gene encoding NADH-quinone oxidoreductase subunit NuoE, translated as MADRHPEPDSAELRARWGNFAWTKENAAKAKEVVARYPEGRQRSAVMPLLDLAQRQVGAETNTQGWLPLPVMEYVATYLDMPVIRVLEVATFYTMYNIQPVGRFHVQVCGTTPCMLRGSEGIMDACYKRGMKKGHTTGDGLWTLTEVECMGNCASAPMVQINDDNYEDLTPERLDAVLDALAKGETPKPGTQEPGRHTVEPLGGPTTLKDMVAENHDYRGEW; from the coding sequence ATGGCCGATCGTCATCCCGAACCCGATAGCGCGGAACTGCGCGCGCGCTGGGGCAACTTCGCCTGGACAAAGGAAAACGCGGCCAAGGCGAAAGAGGTCGTCGCGCGCTATCCCGAAGGCCGCCAGCGCAGCGCGGTGATGCCGCTGCTCGACCTTGCGCAGCGCCAGGTGGGCGCGGAAACGAACACGCAGGGCTGGTTGCCGCTGCCGGTGATGGAGTACGTCGCCACCTATCTCGACATGCCGGTGATCCGCGTGCTCGAAGTCGCGACGTTCTATACCATGTACAACATTCAGCCCGTGGGTCGCTTCCACGTGCAGGTCTGCGGTACGACGCCGTGCATGCTGCGCGGGTCGGAAGGCATCATGGACGCCTGTTACAAGCGCGGCATGAAGAAGGGGCACACGACCGGAGACGGCCTGTGGACGCTGACCGAGGTGGAATGCATGGGCAACTGCGCATCCGCGCCGATGGTCCAGATCAACGACGACAACTACGAAGACCTGACGCCGGAACGGCTTGATGCGGTGCTTGACGCACTGGCCAAGGGCGAAACGCCCAAGCCGGGCACGCAGGAACCCGGACGTCACACCGTGGAGCCGCTGGGTGGTCCCACCACATTGAAAGACATGGTCGCCGAAAACCACGATTACCGGGGTGAATGGTAA
- a CDS encoding NADH-quinone oxidoreductase subunit D yields MSGLSLEQSPTTEGDVVTNYTINFGPQHPAAHGVLRMVMELDGEVIERIDPHVGLLHRGTEKLIEHKTYTQALPYFDRLDYCSPLGMEHSYVLAIEKLLNLEVPLRGQYLRVLFAELTRICNHMLNIGSHVMDVGAMTPNLWLFEIREDCLNFFERASGARMHSAWFRPGGVHQDVPLKLLTDIADWLDTRLPKLFEDAMSLVIDNRIFKQRNVDIAVVSREDAMRWGFSGPMIRAAGIPWDLRKSQPYDVYDRMDFEIPVGTNSDCYDRFMVRVEEVRQSARIMKQCLAEMPDGPVASSDRKVVPPKRGEMKSSMEALIHHFKLYTEGFHVPAGEVYVATESPKGEFGVYLVSDGSNKPYRCKIRPTAFSHLQAMDFMSKGHMLPDATAILGAIDVVFGECDR; encoded by the coding sequence ATGAGTGGCCTCTCGCTGGAACAGTCGCCGACCACCGAAGGCGACGTCGTAACCAATTACACGATCAATTTCGGACCGCAGCACCCGGCCGCGCACGGCGTTTTGCGCATGGTGATGGAACTGGACGGCGAAGTGATCGAACGCATCGATCCGCACGTCGGCCTGCTTCACCGGGGCACTGAAAAGCTGATCGAGCACAAGACCTATACGCAGGCGCTGCCATACTTCGACCGCCTCGATTACTGCTCTCCGCTGGGCATGGAGCACAGCTATGTGCTGGCGATCGAGAAGCTGCTGAACCTTGAGGTTCCGCTGCGCGGACAATACCTTCGCGTGCTGTTCGCGGAGCTGACGCGCATCTGCAACCACATGCTGAACATCGGCAGCCACGTGATGGACGTGGGCGCGATGACGCCGAACCTGTGGCTGTTCGAAATTCGCGAAGACTGCCTGAACTTCTTCGAACGGGCTTCGGGTGCGCGGATGCACTCCGCGTGGTTCCGCCCCGGCGGTGTGCACCAGGACGTGCCGCTGAAGCTGCTGACGGACATTGCCGACTGGCTCGATACGCGTCTGCCGAAGCTGTTCGAGGACGCGATGAGCCTTGTCATCGACAACCGCATCTTCAAGCAGCGCAACGTCGATATCGCCGTCGTCAGCCGCGAAGACGCGATGCGCTGGGGCTTTTCCGGCCCAATGATCCGCGCCGCGGGCATTCCGTGGGATCTTCGCAAGAGCCAGCCTTACGACGTTTATGACCGCATGGACTTCGAGATCCCGGTAGGCACGAATTCCGACTGCTATGACCGGTTCATGGTTCGTGTGGAGGAAGTGCGCCAGTCGGCCAGGATCATGAAGCAGTGCCTTGCCGAAATGCCCGACGGGCCGGTGGCGAGCAGCGACCGCAAGGTGGTTCCGCCCAAGCGCGGCGAGATGAAGAGTTCGATGGAAGCGCTGATCCATCACTTCAAGCTCTACACCGAAGGTTTCCATGTCCCTGCGGGCGAGGTCTATGTCGCGACCGAAAGCCCCAAGGGCGAGTTCGGCGTCTATCTGGTCAGCGACGGGTCCAACAAGCCGTATCGCTGCAAGATCCGGCCAACCGCGTTCAGCCACCTGCAGGCGATGGACTTCATGAGCAAGGGCCACATGCTGCCCGATGCGACCGCCATTCTCGGCGCGATCGACGTGGTGTTCGGGGAGTGCGACCGTTGA
- a CDS encoding NADH-quinone oxidoreductase subunit C translates to MTEVLHSAPKWSSNEGVKDALSAALGDMLLSAKEEHGEIVLTVVRDRIEDALRLLRDDHEYQMMMEIAGVDFPARAERFEVVYMLLSLTKNHRIVCKVNASEDTPVPTVTTLWPNAGWLEREVFDMYGVLFAGNTDLRRILTDYGFEGHPQRKDFPLTGYVELRYSEEDKRVVYEPVQLAQDFRTFDFMSPWEGAEYVLPGDEKAEAAPPPPPPPPPPPPPPAAKADAAPAEKAPAKKALAKKPAAKKPAAKKAEGAAKPKAPARKPAARKKKTDGDGA, encoded by the coding sequence ATGACCGAAGTTCTCCACTCCGCGCCGAAGTGGTCCTCCAACGAGGGTGTGAAAGACGCGCTTTCCGCCGCTCTGGGCGATATGCTGCTCTCCGCGAAGGAAGAGCATGGCGAGATCGTGCTGACGGTCGTGCGCGACCGTATAGAGGACGCGCTGCGCCTTCTGCGCGACGATCACGAATACCAGATGATGATGGAGATCGCAGGGGTCGATTTCCCGGCGCGCGCAGAGCGTTTCGAAGTCGTCTACATGCTTCTGTCGCTGACCAAGAACCACCGCATCGTTTGCAAGGTCAACGCTTCGGAAGATACGCCGGTGCCGACCGTGACGACGCTGTGGCCCAACGCGGGCTGGCTGGAGCGCGAGGTGTTCGACATGTACGGCGTGCTTTTCGCCGGCAACACGGACCTGCGCCGCATCCTGACCGACTATGGCTTCGAAGGGCACCCGCAGCGCAAGGACTTCCCGCTGACGGGCTATGTCGAGCTGCGCTATTCCGAAGAGGACAAGCGCGTGGTCTATGAGCCGGTGCAGCTGGCGCAGGATTTCCGCACGTTCGACTTCATGAGCCCGTGGGAAGGCGCGGAATACGTACTGCCGGGTGACGAGAAGGCCGAAGCGGCCCCGCCGCCACCGCCGCCACCGCCTCCGCCTCCGCCGCCTCCCGCCGCCAAGGCGGATGCCGCGCCGGCGGAAAAGGCGCCTGCCAAGAAGGCGCTCGCGAAAAAGCCCGCGGCCAAAAAGCCGGCGGCGAAGAAGGCCGAAGGGGCGGCCAAGCCCAAGGCTCCGGCAAGGAAGCCCGCGGCCCGCAAGAAGAAGACTGACGGAGACGGCGCATGA
- a CDS encoding NADH-quinone oxidoreductase subunit B family protein yields MSTLVDSKGQPLASAGDVTPPDQAFFTDLNNEVSDKGFLVTSTEELFQWARTGSLWWMTFGLACCAVEMIHVNMPRYDMERFGAAPRASPRQSDVMIVAGTLCNKMAPALRKVYDQMSDPKYVISMGSCANGGGYYHYSYSVVRGCDRIVPVDIYVPGCPPTAEALLYGVMQLQRKIRRVGTLER; encoded by the coding sequence ATGAGCACTCTCGTCGACAGCAAGGGGCAACCGCTGGCCAGCGCCGGCGACGTTACCCCGCCCGACCAGGCCTTTTTCACCGACCTCAATAACGAGGTTTCGGACAAGGGCTTTCTCGTCACCTCGACCGAGGAACTGTTCCAGTGGGCGCGCACCGGAAGCCTGTGGTGGATGACCTTCGGCCTCGCCTGCTGCGCGGTTGAAATGATCCACGTGAACATGCCGCGCTATGACATGGAACGTTTCGGCGCCGCGCCGCGCGCCAGTCCGCGCCAGTCGGACGTGATGATCGTCGCCGGCACGCTGTGCAACAAGATGGCCCCGGCGCTGCGCAAGGTCTATGACCAGATGTCCGACCCCAAGTACGTGATCTCCATGGGATCGTGCGCGAACGGCGGCGGCTATTACCACTACAGCTACTCGGTGGTGCGCGGGTGTGACCGGATCGTGCCGGTCGATATCTATGTGCCCGGCTGCCCGCCGACTGCGGAGGCGCTGCTTTACGGCGTGATGCAGTTGCAGCGGAAGATCCGCCGCGTCGGCACGCTCGAGCGCTGA
- a CDS encoding NADH-quinone oxidoreductase subunit A, whose amino-acid sequence MVDLSQYLPILIFIGIALALSAFFVFAPIGVSYLTGTHNPTSDKLSEYECGFPAFEDPRSQFDVRFYLVAILFIIFDLEAAFLFPWAVSLRDTGWAGWTTMMVFLFELVIGFIYAWKKGALDWE is encoded by the coding sequence TTGGTCGATCTGTCACAATATCTTCCGATCCTGATCTTTATCGGGATCGCTCTCGCCCTTTCGGCCTTCTTCGTATTTGCGCCGATCGGGGTTTCCTATCTGACCGGGACGCACAACCCGACGTCGGACAAGCTGAGCGAATATGAATGCGGCTTTCCCGCGTTCGAAGATCCGCGCAGCCAGTTCGACGTTCGGTTCTATCTCGTGGCGATCCTGTTCATCATCTTCGATCTGGAAGCCGCGTTCCTGTTTCCGTGGGCCGTTTCGCTGCGCGATACGGGCTGGGCGGGCTGGACGACCATGATGGTCTTCCTGTTCGAACTGGTGATCGGCTTCATCTATGCATGGAAGAAGGGAGCTCTGGACTGGGAATGA
- a CDS encoding coniferyl aldehyde dehydrogenase, which yields MQETSRETMLAALEQQRAAFTAARPEELAVRNDRLERCVAMMKTHGEEFARAMSADFGHRSHEQSMMTDIMPSVGSVRYCQKHMAKWAKAEKRKPNFPLGLLGAKAEVRYEPKGVVGIVSPWNFPVGLTMAPLAQAFAAGNRAMLKPSEFTERTSQLMADVFARYFAADEVTVVTGGPQTGQDFCSLPFDHLLFTGATSIGRHVLHAAADNLVPVTLELGGKSPTIFGRSAEVKRAGERVALGKMLNAGQICLAPDYMLVPEEMQAQAIDSVVQGVSSMYPTLLSNDDYTSVINGRHRERLQGLIDDAKAKGAEAIEVNPAGEDFSTTNGNKMPLTILTGVNDDMKVMQDEIFGPILPVKTYRGIDEAIDYVNAHDRPLGLYYFGEDAGERETVLNRTISGGVTVNDVIFHVSIDDLPFGGVGPSGMGSYHGVEGFRTFSHARSVYRQPKRDIAALAGLRPPYGKATQRTIKSQMK from the coding sequence ATGCAGGAAACCAGCCGCGAAACGATGCTTGCCGCGCTTGAGCAGCAGCGCGCCGCCTTCACGGCAGCCCGGCCGGAAGAGCTGGCCGTCAGGAATGACCGGCTGGAACGGTGCGTTGCCATGATGAAGACGCACGGCGAGGAATTTGCCAGGGCGATGAGCGCGGACTTCGGCCACCGCAGCCACGAACAGTCGATGATGACCGATATCATGCCGTCCGTCGGCTCGGTCCGCTATTGCCAGAAGCACATGGCGAAGTGGGCGAAGGCGGAAAAGCGCAAGCCCAATTTTCCGCTCGGCCTGCTCGGCGCGAAGGCCGAAGTGCGGTATGAGCCGAAGGGCGTTGTCGGAATTGTCAGCCCTTGGAACTTTCCCGTGGGGCTGACGATGGCGCCGCTGGCGCAGGCATTCGCGGCGGGGAACCGGGCGATGCTGAAGCCCAGCGAGTTTACCGAGCGCACATCGCAGCTGATGGCGGATGTCTTCGCGCGCTATTTCGCGGCGGACGAAGTGACGGTCGTCACCGGCGGGCCGCAGACCGGGCAGGATTTCTGCTCGCTGCCGTTCGATCACCTGCTGTTCACCGGGGCAACGTCCATCGGCAGGCACGTGCTTCATGCGGCGGCGGACAACCTTGTCCCCGTTACGCTGGAGCTTGGCGGGAAAAGCCCGACGATCTTCGGCCGCAGCGCCGAAGTGAAGCGCGCGGGGGAACGCGTCGCGCTGGGCAAGATGCTGAACGCCGGACAGATATGCCTTGCGCCCGATTACATGCTCGTACCCGAAGAGATGCAGGCGCAGGCCATCGATTCGGTCGTGCAGGGCGTTTCGTCGATGTATCCCACGCTGCTTTCCAACGATGATTACACATCCGTAATAAACGGGCGTCACCGCGAGCGGCTGCAGGGCCTGATCGACGATGCGAAGGCCAAGGGTGCCGAAGCGATCGAGGTGAACCCGGCTGGCGAGGATTTTTCCACCACCAACGGCAACAAGATGCCGCTCACCATCCTGACCGGCGTGAACGACGATATGAAAGTGATGCAGGACGAGATCTTCGGGCCGATCCTGCCGGTGAAAACCTATCGCGGTATCGACGAGGCGATCGATTATGTGAACGCGCATGACCGGCCGCTGGGGCTGTACTATTTCGGGGAAGACGCAGGCGAACGCGAAACGGTGCTGAACCGCACGATTTCGGGCGGTGTGACGGTGAACGACGTGATCTTCCACGTCTCCATAGACGACTTGCCGTTCGGCGGGGTCGGACCGTCCGGAATGGGCAGCTATCACGGTGTCGAGGGATTCCGCACGTTCAGCCACGCCCGTTCGGTTTATCGCCAGCCGAAGCGCGACATTGCCGCCCTGGCCGGGTTGCGGCCGCCCTATGGCAAGGCGACGCAACGCACGATCAAGTCGCAGATGAAATGA
- a CDS encoding prepilin peptidase codes for MLQTDTLWLVPQWVMIAGGGILGALMGSFIGAALVRMPQGASVVFGRSRCDSCGKVLAPVELVPIVSFVLSRGKCRACGASIDRWQTGAEVAGLLIGALPWIFAEDALVALCAMLMGWQLLLLGLLDLKHLWLPMRLVGALALSGIVAVAGLGWAGDMHARLFASLTGGVLGWGILAAVSFAYRRTRGVEGMGRGDPPLLGAIGLWLGPLGVVEVLLGASIAGILAAVAMMAMKREVAGDTVLPLGSLLACAAWPLFVLQGFG; via the coding sequence TTGCTGCAAACGGACACGCTATGGCTCGTTCCGCAATGGGTGATGATAGCAGGCGGCGGCATCCTGGGCGCCCTGATGGGGAGTTTCATCGGCGCCGCGCTGGTGCGTATGCCGCAGGGGGCATCCGTCGTGTTCGGCCGTTCCCGGTGCGATTCTTGCGGGAAAGTTCTGGCTCCGGTGGAACTGGTGCCGATCGTCTCGTTCGTGCTTTCGCGCGGGAAGTGCCGCGCTTGTGGTGCATCGATAGACCGCTGGCAAACGGGTGCAGAGGTCGCGGGCTTGCTGATCGGTGCGCTGCCCTGGATCTTCGCCGAGGATGCGCTTGTGGCGCTGTGCGCCATGCTGATGGGCTGGCAACTGCTTCTGCTCGGCCTGCTCGATCTCAAGCACCTGTGGCTGCCCATGCGCCTTGTGGGAGCGCTGGCCTTGAGTGGTATTGTCGCGGTGGCGGGGCTTGGCTGGGCAGGAGACATGCATGCGCGGCTGTTCGCGTCACTGACCGGCGGCGTGCTGGGCTGGGGAATCCTTGCCGCAGTCTCTTTCGCTTATCGACGGACGCGCGGCGTTGAGGGAATGGGGCGCGGCGATCCGCCGCTGCTTGGCGCAATCGGGCTTTGGCTGGGACCGTTGGGCGTTGTCGAGGTTCTGCTAGGCGCAAGCATCGCCGGGATACTCGCCGCCGTTGCGATGATGGCCATGAAGCGAGAGGTGGCGGGTGACACCGTGCTGCCACTGGGGTCGTTACTGGCTTGTGCCGCATGGCCACTGTTCGTGCTGCAGGGGTTCGGATAG
- a CDS encoding acetyl-CoA C-acyltransferase codes for MAQFSAADPIVILSYARTPMGGMQGALADVSATDLGATAVKAAVERAGVSGDGIERIYMGCVLPAGLGQAPARQAAIKAGLPKSVQATTVNKVCGSGMQTVIMGAEALASGSVDMVIAGGMESMTNAPYLLKKHRSGARIGHDTAYDHMFLDGLEDAYEAGRAMGTFAQDTANEYQLTRENQDEYAIESLRRAKAAVDEGKFADEIAPVTVVTRKGETVVDTDEQPGKGRPDKIPTLRPAFAKDGTITAATSSSISDGAAALVITRESVAKAQGKQPVAKIVALAAHAQEPKDFTTAPVGAITKVLDRAGWTMDEVDLFEVNEAFACVAMFAMHDLGIPHDKINVNGGATALGHPIGASGSRIIVTLLNALKARGLKKGVASLCIGGGEATAVAVEMA; via the coding sequence ATGGCCCAGTTCTCCGCCGCAGATCCGATTGTAATCCTTTCCTACGCCCGCACGCCGATGGGCGGGATGCAGGGCGCGCTTGCGGACGTTTCCGCAACCGACCTTGGCGCAACCGCGGTGAAGGCCGCAGTGGAACGTGCCGGCGTTTCGGGCGACGGGATTGAACGTATCTACATGGGCTGCGTGCTTCCCGCCGGGCTCGGCCAGGCTCCGGCACGCCAGGCCGCGATCAAGGCCGGCCTGCCCAAGTCGGTGCAGGCGACCACGGTCAACAAGGTCTGCGGCTCAGGCATGCAGACGGTCATCATGGGCGCGGAAGCGCTCGCCAGCGGATCGGTGGACATGGTGATCGCGGGCGGCATGGAAAGCATGACCAACGCCCCATACCTGCTCAAGAAGCATCGTTCGGGCGCGCGCATCGGCCATGACACCGCTTATGACCATATGTTCCTCGACGGGCTGGAAGACGCATACGAAGCGGGCCGCGCGATGGGCACTTTCGCGCAGGATACCGCCAACGAATACCAGCTGACGCGCGAAAACCAGGACGAATACGCCATCGAATCGCTGCGCCGCGCGAAGGCGGCGGTCGACGAAGGCAAGTTCGCGGACGAGATCGCCCCGGTTACGGTGGTCACCCGCAAGGGCGAAACCGTGGTCGATACAGACGAGCAGCCCGGCAAAGGCCGCCCGGACAAGATTCCCACGCTGCGCCCGGCCTTCGCCAAGGACGGCACGATCACGGCCGCAACCTCCAGCTCTATCTCGGACGGCGCCGCCGCCTTGGTCATCACCCGCGAAAGCGTGGCCAAGGCACAGGGCAAGCAGCCGGTTGCAAAGATCGTCGCCCTCGCCGCGCATGCGCAGGAACCCAAGGATTTCACAACCGCGCCGGTCGGCGCCATCACCAAGGTGCTTGATCGCGCGGGCTGGACGATGGACGAGGTCGATCTGTTCGAAGTAAACGAAGCCTTCGCCTGTGTCGCGATGTTTGCAATGCACGACCTTGGCATTCCGCACGACAAGATCAACGTGAACGGCGGCGCGACCGCGCTCGGACACCCGATCGGCGCATCGGGATCGCGCATCATCGTTACGCTTCTGAACGCGCTCAAGGCGCGCGGCCTGAAAAAGGGCGTTGCGTCGCTTTGCATCGGTGGCGGCGAAGCGACGGCGGTCGCTGTCGAAATGGCTTGA
- a CDS encoding SH3 domain-containing protein: protein MNRLIPNVSARLFAVAAAALLCASPVLASAQDIAVPYWASMSKDKANVRVGPGLTYRIAWVYQRKGLPVKVLRTMGGWRLIEDPDGARGWLLSRFLSRTRTAMVKGDQNARMLENPDGTGRVLWRAQPGVVGRLGDCEAGWCKIDVGGRKGWIGQSHVWGVGNP, encoded by the coding sequence ATGAATCGTTTGATTCCGAACGTTTCCGCAAGGTTGTTTGCCGTGGCTGCCGCCGCGTTGCTGTGCGCTTCGCCAGTGCTGGCAAGCGCGCAGGACATTGCGGTTCCCTATTGGGCTTCAATGAGCAAGGACAAGGCGAACGTCCGCGTCGGCCCCGGACTTACCTATCGCATCGCGTGGGTCTACCAGCGGAAGGGACTGCCCGTGAAGGTGTTGCGCACGATGGGGGGCTGGCGCCTGATAGAAGACCCCGATGGCGCGCGTGGCTGGCTGTTGTCGCGCTTCCTCAGCCGCACGCGTACCGCGATGGTCAAGGGCGATCAGAACGCGCGAATGCTTGAGAATCCGGATGGAACGGGGCGCGTGCTCTGGCGCGCGCAGCCGGGCGTGGTGGGGCGCCTTGGCGATTGCGAAGCGGGTTGGTGCAAGATCGACGTTGGCGGGCGCAAGGGCTGGATCGGACAGAGCCACGTCTGGGGCGTAGGGAACCCCTGA
- a CDS encoding D-glycerate dehydrogenase, protein MRPERRVEGRPAVIVTRRLLPETERRMDELFNVSLNGADEPMSRDQLVAAMQRCDVLVPTVTDRIDAGMIEAAGDRLGLIANFGAGIEHIDLAAARARRIIVTNTPGVFTEDTADMTMALIISVPRRFVEGGRMLRAGEWKGWGPVAMLGHRIGGKLLGIVGMGRIGQAVAHRARAFGLSIAYHNRQRLPEAIENMLGARYEPDLDRLVKEADILSLHCPATPETHHMIDARRIALMKPNAYLINTARGELVDEDALIAALQEGRIGGAGLDVYANEPEIDPRFRTLGNATLLPHVGSATFEGRQASGEKVIANIRFWADGHRPPDQVLEGWA, encoded by the coding sequence ATGAGGCCGGAACGCCGAGTCGAAGGGCGGCCCGCCGTTATCGTCACAAGGCGCCTTTTGCCCGAAACGGAACGGCGCATGGACGAATTGTTCAACGTGTCGCTCAACGGGGCGGACGAACCGATGAGCCGCGACCAGCTTGTGGCCGCGATGCAGCGGTGCGACGTCCTGGTGCCCACCGTGACCGACCGGATCGACGCAGGGATGATCGAGGCCGCGGGCGACCGGCTGGGCCTGATCGCCAATTTCGGTGCCGGCATCGAACATATCGATCTTGCCGCGGCACGGGCGCGCAGGATCATCGTCACCAATACGCCGGGCGTGTTTACTGAAGACACCGCGGACATGACGATGGCGTTGATCATTTCCGTCCCCAGGCGGTTCGTGGAAGGCGGTCGCATGTTGCGCGCGGGGGAATGGAAAGGATGGGGACCGGTCGCGATGCTGGGCCACAGGATCGGCGGCAAGCTGCTGGGGATCGTCGGCATGGGCCGGATCGGCCAGGCCGTTGCCCACCGCGCCCGCGCCTTTGGCCTGTCGATCGCCTACCACAATCGACAGCGTTTACCCGAAGCGATCGAAAACATGCTGGGCGCGCGCTACGAACCCGATCTGGACCGGCTGGTGAAAGAAGCGGACATCCTGTCGCTGCACTGCCCGGCAACGCCCGAAACGCACCACATGATCGATGCGCGCCGCATCGCGCTGATGAAGCCCAATGCCTATCTGATCAACACCGCGCGCGGCGAGCTTGTAGACGAAGACGCGCTGATCGCCGCACTGCAGGAAGGCCGGATCGGCGGTGCGGGCCTTGATGTCTATGCGAATGAACCGGAAATCGATCCGCGCTTTCGCACGCTAGGCAATGCCACCCTGCTTCCCCACGTCGGCAGCGCCACGTTCGAAGGCCGGCAGGCGTCTGGCGAAAAGGTGATCGCCAATATTCGCTTCTGGGCAGACGGGCACCGCCCGCCCGATCAGGTGCTTGAAGGCTGGGCGTGA